From a single Pseudomonas serboccidentalis genomic region:
- a CDS encoding lipopolysaccharide kinase InaA family protein — protein sequence MQLSELKNAGRTPSLPLTITLADAAGPADLQLLSLLRVLPGQRYVGAGVWRGRPVLAKLLVGSKAARHFQRELAGVKLLAGQGLTTPLLLADGLQDGEGGWLLFEFLENAESLGDAWQQVESLPVLADEQSAVLAEALGAIGQLHGKGLWQEDLHLDNLLRHGGQLYLIDGAGICAETAGQPLSRQKVLENLGVFFAQLPKSLEPFTEELLVYYLLSNSEHALPLEALQKQIAKVRAWRLKDYLIKVGRECTLFSVRRGAFGLRAIRREEEVAMLPVLEQADALLDQGHLYKTGGAASVGKVEVAGRTLVIKRYNIKGFAHWLKRFWRPSRAWHSWREGNRLAFLGIATPKPLAVLEKRFLWLRSRAYLVTEFLPGPDIIERFAPYVESGAAPESELLALDQLFARLIAERISHGDFKGHNLFWQEDRWALIDLDSMCQHASVSSFAPAYARDRARFMRNWPESSALYQVIDQRLPKDISSAN from the coding sequence ATGCAGTTGTCCGAACTGAAAAACGCCGGACGCACGCCGAGTCTGCCGCTGACGATCACCCTCGCCGATGCGGCAGGCCCCGCGGATCTGCAGTTGCTGAGCCTGCTGCGGGTGTTGCCCGGGCAGCGCTATGTCGGTGCCGGGGTCTGGCGCGGGCGGCCGGTGCTGGCCAAATTGCTGGTGGGCAGCAAGGCCGCGCGGCACTTTCAGCGTGAGCTGGCGGGCGTCAAGTTGCTCGCCGGCCAAGGCCTGACCACACCGTTGCTGTTGGCCGATGGCTTGCAGGACGGTGAGGGCGGCTGGCTGCTCTTCGAATTTCTTGAAAACGCCGAAAGCCTCGGTGATGCCTGGCAGCAGGTCGAATCGCTGCCAGTGCTGGCGGACGAGCAATCGGCGGTACTGGCCGAGGCGCTGGGGGCCATCGGTCAGCTGCATGGCAAGGGCCTGTGGCAGGAAGATCTGCACCTGGACAACCTGTTGCGCCATGGCGGTCAGTTGTACCTGATCGATGGCGCGGGGATTTGCGCCGAGACCGCCGGTCAACCGTTGTCGCGGCAGAAGGTGCTGGAAAATCTCGGGGTGTTTTTCGCCCAGTTGCCCAAGTCGCTGGAGCCGTTCACCGAAGAATTACTGGTGTATTACCTGCTGAGCAACAGCGAGCATGCGCTACCGCTGGAAGCGTTGCAGAAGCAGATCGCCAAGGTTCGCGCCTGGCGCCTGAAGGATTACCTGATCAAGGTTGGCCGCGAATGCACCTTGTTCAGTGTGCGGCGCGGTGCGTTTGGCCTGCGGGCGATCCGTCGCGAGGAAGAGGTGGCGATGCTGCCGGTACTGGAGCAGGCCGATGCGCTGCTCGATCAGGGCCATCTGTACAAGACCGGTGGTGCGGCGAGCGTTGGCAAGGTCGAAGTGGCCGGGCGTACGCTGGTGATCAAACGCTACAACATCAAAGGCTTTGCGCACTGGCTCAAGCGCTTCTGGCGTCCGAGCCGCGCGTGGCACTCGTGGCGTGAAGGCAATCGCCTGGCGTTTCTCGGCATCGCCACGCCGAAACCGCTGGCGGTGCTGGAAAAGCGCTTTCTGTGGTTGCGCAGCCGCGCCTATCTGGTGACCGAGTTCCTGCCGGGGCCGGACATCATCGAGCGCTTCGCGCCGTACGTCGAAAGTGGCGCGGCGCCGGAGTCCGAATTGTTGGCGCTGGATCAACTGTTTGCGCGGCTGATCGCCGAGCGCATCAGCCATGGCGACTTCAAGGGCCATAACCTGTTCTGGCAGGAGGATCGCTGGGCATTGATCGACCTGGATTCGATGTGTCAGCACGCGTCTGTCAGCAGTTTTGCGCCGGCTTATGCGCGGGATCGGGCGCGGTTCATGCGTAACTGGCCCGAGAGCAGCGCGCTGTATCAGGTGATCGATCAGCGGTTACCCAAGGACATCTCCAGCGCTAACTGA
- a CDS encoding lipopolysaccharide kinase InaA family protein, with product MTDFLAAEDRALLERHGLGTFDALWAKQLEAVDEPNTDGGGWSSVFRLELDGQAYYLKRQSNYLTRTLHAPFGEPSFAREFRNISRYNKLGIPALQAAFFGERKVKGDVHAILLTRALDGWDDLDSLLQRWSELTAAQQSAILQACGQLARQLHGVRQVHGCFYPKHIFLQADGERYRAQLIDLEKTRPLLFGQRDRVKDLEPLLRRAPEWSEAQLRELLAAYLDQPIDSSLVDSWVSRLTARRSRKETR from the coding sequence ATGACTGATTTCCTGGCCGCTGAAGACCGGGCGCTGCTTGAGCGTCATGGCCTCGGCACTTTCGATGCGCTCTGGGCCAAACAGCTCGAAGCGGTGGACGAGCCGAACACCGATGGCGGTGGCTGGAGCAGCGTGTTTCGCCTGGAGCTGGACGGGCAGGCCTATTACCTCAAGCGGCAGAGCAATTATCTGACCCGCACCCTGCATGCACCGTTCGGCGAGCCCAGTTTCGCCCGCGAGTTTCGCAATATCAGCCGTTACAACAAATTGGGGATTCCTGCGCTGCAGGCGGCGTTCTTCGGTGAGCGCAAGGTCAAGGGTGACGTTCACGCGATCCTGCTGACCCGCGCCCTCGACGGCTGGGACGACCTCGATTCGCTGTTGCAGCGCTGGTCCGAGCTGACCGCCGCGCAGCAGTCGGCGATTCTCCAGGCCTGCGGGCAACTGGCGCGCCAGCTGCACGGCGTGCGTCAGGTGCACGGCTGCTTTTACCCGAAACACATCTTTTTGCAGGCTGATGGCGAGCGCTATCGGGCGCAACTGATCGACCTGGAAAAGACCCGGCCACTGCTGTTCGGTCAGCGTGATCGGGTCAAGGACCTGGAGCCACTGCTGCGTCGCGCACCTGAATGGAGCGAGGCGCAATTGCGCGAATTGCTCGCGGCGTATCTCGATCAGCCAATCGACAGTTCGCTGGTCGACAGTTGGGTTTCACGACTGACCGCACGTCGCAGTCGCAAGGAGACCCGTTGA